One Mesotoga sp. BH458_6_3_2_1 genomic window, TTTCTGACCACTTAAGAAGCGAATCGACTACAGCCTCTTTACTTGGCCATTTCATTATTGACGAATTCAACAATCTCACCGGCATATGCAATAGCCTCCTTACTTTGCTTGCTTCCGAAATACTCAAAAGGAGAGCCTTCGGGATGACCATTTGGATATCTCGCAGGTATGTATGTATTGTCAAGAATTCTCGCCTTATCCAATAACCCATCGGGGAGGTTAACTTCCACAGGGAGTTCTTGAATCAGTCTGCTTACCATGTTTCCCCACGCTTCCTGTCCCAAGGAAAGATGGAGAGCCTTTACTGCCTTTTCAGCTGCCTGCTGTGCCGCAAAACATGCCCATTCGTGTTTTCCATTAACAGCAGACTCTCGAGCATGTTCAAGATCTCTTTTTGCTTGACGAAACCAATCCAGCGACCTATTAGGCATGGATATCCCTCCCAATCTTGATTATAGCATTATTAGAGAGAGGCTAGTAACCTTTGGCGGCCAGTCACACTGCATGCGGTTAGTCTCACCTCTGATGAGGTCAGTTTCGCTGTGCGGGCAGAAAAGAGGGTGAATCGAGAAAGAGCATGTCGAGACGCTCGCCCCGCTCGCGAGAAGGCGAGAGTTATAATCACTGACTGTCAACCGTCAGCATCGGGAAGACGCAGTGAGGGGCTTACGATAAACTGCTATGGAATGACAATTTCAGACGATTATGCAGTTCTCTCTGTAGGGGCGAACGGCTGTTCGCCCAAAAGAGTACTGATAAGGAAACAAGAGCAGCAGTTTCACAGATAGAACGTGAAGAGCGGGTTATATGAAGCGGGTTAGCAAGAACGGGTTATCAAAACCGGGTTATCAAAACCAAATAGGATTGATTTGCGCAAAGGCAGATTTGCTTCGGGAAGACGCATTGAGAGACTTACGATAGACTGCTACCAGATGACAATTCCAGACGATTATGCAGTTCTCTCTGTAGGGGCGAACGGCTGTTCGCCCGTGAGAGCTTCAAAGCAGCCGCAACGGTTCGAGCAAACGAACTTCGCGGCACGCCCGGGAAATCTATTTGGCAACGAAATTACTATGAACATGTCATCCGCAGTGAGAAAGAACTGAATCGAATTCGTGAGTACATTGAGAATAACCCCTTGAGATGGCAGATAGACAGAGAGAATCCCGACAGAAAGACAAATCGGGTTCGTTCAACTATTGAAGAGGACGATCTCTATCCTTGGGAAGATTGAACCTTAATAGCGGGCGTGCCGCCGCAC contains:
- a CDS encoding HEPN domain-containing protein; this translates as MPNRSLDWFRQAKRDLEHARESAVNGKHEWACFAAQQAAEKAVKALHLSLGQEAWGNMVSRLIQELPVEVNLPDGLLDKARILDNTYIPARYPNGHPEGSPFEYFGSKQSKEAIAYAGEIVEFVNNEMAK